A genomic stretch from Ureibacillus composti includes:
- a CDS encoding ABC transporter permease: MTLFDLALKNIRRNMKNYSLYIGSTIFSIIIYFTFVTLKYSEDISALAETSKQISGIMSASAFVLMIFVAIFIAYSNSFFMKKRKKEVALYSLLGVRKRSIGFMLFFENMVIGLFSLVVGIALGFLLSRVLLTLLMQLMGLDIVIGFAFSMNAVINTLIVFFIIFLFTSIQGYRVIYQFKLIDLFHAEKKGEELPKARILSALLGVVTLAVAYWLALQDLATSSIWRMLSLATPIVIIALTVIGSALVFNSMLVYVLSAMKKNKGWAWKGLNLMTSSQLLYRIKGNTKTLTIIATLSATTITAGGAVFGIYYNVDENIQAYSPYTFMWEGAPEEINRNIVEHEEAVHSKTVRIEQGTYEREYAVINQTTFEKLARNLDWSNIQVAQDGEVLLIDAFYDERWSQKIDSVMIDGAEYAVAKLYDKAVFNTSTVGASALVVTDQLYSKITEDEKTYQAVQVKDYKNQFALSKELAAKTENFSSATEDYKASIEASGALLFVGSFLGLVFLVATGSIIFFKMMTEAEEDKGKYTVLYKIGVSKREMKRTIRSQVGMIFALPLGLGLLHGAVALTAFSNLLMMDLLMPVLIWMLAYTVIYTIYYFITVRGFNKTVHLGGMEG, encoded by the coding sequence ATGACGTTATTTGATTTAGCTCTGAAAAATATTCGCCGTAACATGAAAAACTATTCACTTTACATCGGTTCAACCATTTTTTCAATAATTATTTACTTCACATTCGTGACTTTGAAATATAGTGAAGACATTAGTGCATTAGCAGAAACATCAAAACAAATCAGCGGCATCATGAGCGCTTCTGCCTTCGTATTAATGATATTTGTGGCGATTTTCATTGCCTATTCTAATTCTTTCTTTATGAAAAAAAGGAAAAAGGAAGTCGCACTTTATTCGCTTCTAGGTGTGCGCAAACGTTCGATTGGCTTTATGCTGTTTTTTGAAAACATGGTGATCGGGCTGTTTTCACTAGTAGTTGGCATTGCGCTTGGTTTTTTATTGTCGCGCGTATTGCTGACTTTATTAATGCAATTGATGGGGCTAGATATCGTGATAGGATTCGCATTTTCGATGAATGCGGTGATCAATACATTGATTGTATTTTTCATTATTTTCTTATTTACCTCAATTCAAGGATATCGTGTCATTTATCAATTTAAGCTAATCGATTTATTTCATGCTGAGAAAAAGGGAGAGGAATTGCCAAAAGCACGCATACTTTCTGCTCTTTTAGGTGTGGTCACTTTGGCAGTAGCTTATTGGTTGGCATTGCAGGATTTAGCGACTTCATCAATTTGGCGCATGCTCAGTTTGGCGACGCCAATCGTCATTATTGCTTTAACAGTCATTGGCTCTGCACTAGTATTTAACAGCATGCTCGTCTATGTGTTATCAGCCATGAAAAAAAATAAGGGCTGGGCTTGGAAAGGTCTTAACTTAATGACTTCTTCGCAACTGCTATACCGCATTAAGGGCAATACGAAAACTTTAACGATTATTGCCACTTTAAGTGCGACAACTATTACAGCAGGTGGAGCCGTATTTGGGATTTACTATAATGTAGATGAAAATATACAAGCCTATTCACCATATACATTTATGTGGGAAGGCGCTCCAGAGGAAATTAATCGAAATATAGTAGAGCACGAAGAAGCTGTCCATAGTAAGACGGTTCGAATTGAACAAGGCACGTATGAAAGGGAATATGCAGTCATTAATCAAACAACCTTTGAAAAATTGGCAAGAAACCTGGATTGGTCAAATATACAAGTAGCACAAGACGGGGAAGTGTTATTAATTGATGCATTTTATGATGAACGCTGGTCGCAAAAAATAGACTCAGTAATGATTGATGGTGCAGAATACGCGGTGGCGAAATTATATGACAAAGCTGTATTCAATACATCCACGGTTGGTGCAAGTGCCCTCGTTGTCACAGATCAGCTATACAGTAAAATCACTGAAGATGAAAAAACATATCAAGCTGTGCAAGTAAAGGATTATAAAAACCAATTCGCATTATCAAAGGAATTAGCAGCTAAAACTGAAAATTTCTCGAGTGCAACAGAAGACTATAAGGCTTCAATTGAAGCATCAGGTGCGCTGTTATTCGTCGGTAGCTTTTTAGGACTCGTTTTTCTCGTAGCAACCGGCAGCATCATTTTCTTTAAAATGATGACAGAAGCAGAAGAAGATAAAGGCAAATACACCGTGCTATATAAAATTGGCGTATCAAAACGTGAAATGAAGCGGACAATCCGCAGTCAAGTAGGGATGATATTTGCGTTGCCTCTAGGATTGGGCCTTCTTCATGGGGCGGTGGCATTAACAGCCTTCTCCAATTTACTAATGATGGATCTGCTCATGCCAGTGCTTATATGGATGCTTGCTTATACAGTAATCTACACCATTTATTATTTCATCACAGTACGTGGCTTTAACAAAACAGTTCATTTAGGTGGTATGGAGGGATAA
- a CDS encoding YxeA family protein has translation MKKALWLLGVLLVSAIVIFATVDFNRFGKDRLYVQISDVASVQEIKLDSGEMMKRYWYKLPAYNENGDLTEVEFSAAKELRKNTYLMLYIKGGNEVTSYDEVQLNDIPQKAKEKLEG, from the coding sequence ATGAAAAAAGCATTATGGTTACTAGGCGTATTATTAGTGAGTGCCATTGTTATTTTTGCAACAGTGGACTTTAATAGATTTGGGAAAGACAGATTATATGTGCAAATTAGCGACGTCGCTTCAGTGCAAGAAATAAAACTAGATTCTGGCGAAATGATGAAGCGGTACTGGTATAAGCTGCCTGCATATAATGAAAATGGCGATCTGACAGAAGTTGAATTTTCTGCAGCAAAAGAACTGCGCAAAAATACCTATTTAATGCTGTATATAAAGGGCGGTAATGAAGTCACTTCTTATGATGAAGTGCAGTTAAATGATATTCCACAAAAAGCAAAAGAGAAGTTGGAAGGATAA
- a CDS encoding DUF1761 family protein produces MCANGLDGWVDGLSLGLVVGLVIAGTSATNALYEGMKLKLYLITAGFHVISMIIAGSIIGSFS; encoded by the coding sequence TTGTGTGCAAATGGACTTGATGGTTGGGTAGATGGGTTATCGCTTGGGTTAGTTGTAGGACTTGTCATCGCGGGCACCTCTGCCACAAATGCCCTATATGAAGGAATGAAGTTGAAACTTTACTTGATAACGGCCGGTTTTCATGTAATCAGCATGATCATTGCAGGGAGCATTATCGGCAGTTTCTCTTGA
- a CDS encoding peptide-methionine (S)-S-oxide reductase: protein METVYFAGGCLWGVQAFIKTLPGVTFTEAGRANGTTNTLEGDYDGYAECVKTVFDPTVVTINELMGYFFEIIDPYSLNKQGEDVGEKYRTGVYSEKQDHLNEARAFLSERNDYDRIVVEVLPLTNYVRSAEEHQDRLARFPNDYCHIPAVILSKYK from the coding sequence ATGGAAACGGTTTATTTTGCAGGTGGATGTTTATGGGGAGTTCAAGCTTTTATAAAAACTTTACCTGGCGTTACGTTTACAGAAGCGGGAAGAGCTAATGGAACAACTAACACCCTTGAGGGGGATTATGATGGTTACGCCGAATGTGTAAAAACTGTATTTGATCCAACAGTGGTCACGATCAATGAATTAATGGGGTATTTTTTTGAAATTATTGATCCATACAGTTTAAATAAACAAGGTGAGGATGTTGGTGAGAAATACAGAACTGGCGTGTATAGTGAAAAGCAAGATCACTTAAACGAAGCGAGGGCATTTCTTAGTGAGAGAAATGATTATGACCGTATAGTTGTTGAAGTATTACCCCTTACAAACTATGTGAGAAGTGCAGAAGAACATCAAGATCGGTTAGCTAGATTTCCAAACGATTATTGTCATATACCAGCAGTGATATTAAGTAAATATAAGTAA
- a CDS encoding DNA/RNA non-specific endonuclease, giving the protein MKKKMNYLILLFTAILMVGCTTVEDVSTTEEETAIREVTTDHTNSNSETEETTATVADEPAVEETPTQSTNDLFSGYKLIEVDGGDLSGYRESNVVVDIGFGDREYWAFTNEYGQLVRVIADKIILQDDRNEPVTSSGRYYADEAKVPGVESPVLDEGHIIADSLGGVSNAYNITPQDSTLNRHGDQAYLEDAIRKAGGATNFEAIITYPNTKTQIPSSYQYTYTLKGKVIVDKFDNVNPDEVNKSLGLTESKPSKATSSNKNHDISSVDTNDNGQVTIKEAKAAGYSMPITSDHWLYPYMQDNDHDGMVGE; this is encoded by the coding sequence ATGAAAAAGAAAATGAACTACTTAATTTTACTGTTTACGGCTATCTTGATGGTTGGTTGTACAACTGTAGAAGATGTATCCACAACAGAGGAAGAAACAGCTATACGAGAAGTAACTACAGATCATACCAATAGTAATAGTGAAACAGAAGAGACAACTGCTACGGTTGCCGATGAACCGGCAGTAGAGGAAACACCAACCCAATCAACGAATGATTTGTTTTCAGGATATAAACTGATAGAAGTTGATGGTGGTGATTTGTCTGGATATCGTGAATCTAACGTTGTCGTGGACATTGGTTTTGGGGACCGTGAATATTGGGCCTTTACGAATGAATACGGGCAACTTGTTCGTGTCATTGCTGACAAAATCATTCTACAAGATGACCGTAACGAACCTGTTACATCATCTGGCAGATACTACGCTGATGAGGCAAAGGTTCCTGGCGTTGAAAGTCCCGTTTTAGATGAAGGACATATTATTGCTGATTCTCTAGGAGGGGTATCGAATGCTTATAACATTACCCCACAAGATAGTACACTGAACCGACATGGTGATCAAGCTTATTTGGAAGATGCGATTCGTAAAGCAGGGGGAGCGACGAATTTCGAAGCAATTATCACATATCCGAATACGAAAACACAGATCCCTTCAAGTTATCAATATACCTATACGTTAAAAGGGAAAGTCATCGTTGATAAATTTGACAATGTGAACCCTGATGAAGTAAATAAATCACTTGGTTTAACAGAAAGTAAGCCTTCTAAAGCAACGAGTTCAAACAAAAATCATGATATTTCTAGTGTTGATACAAACGATAATGGACAAGTGACGATTAAAGAAGCAAAAGCAGCAGGTTACAGTATGCCAATCACGAGTGATCATTGGTTATACCCATACATGCAAGATAATGATCATGACGGTATGGTAGGTGAGTAA